The following proteins come from a genomic window of Diceros bicornis minor isolate mBicDic1 chromosome 4, mDicBic1.mat.cur, whole genome shotgun sequence:
- the LOC131404487 gene encoding peptidoglycan recognition protein 3-like, translated as MLPCLLVFSAVGLGACGSPTIVSRKEWGARSQTCRAQLTPPVAYIITDQLMGIECQELNVCSQELRGLQSHSVYTKGWCDVAYNFLVGNDGRVYEGVGWNIQGVHAQGYNNISLGLAFFGNKIGSSPSLAALSAAEGLISYAIQKGYLSPRYIQPLLLKEESCLAPQQPVMPRKACPNIITRSAWEARESHCPKMNLPAKYVIIIHTAGTTCNVSMDCQVRVRDIQSFHMDTRNFCDIGYHFLVGQDGGVYEGVGWHIQGSHTYGYNDIALGIAFIGNFIEKPPNAAALKAAQNLIQCAMVKGYLSLNYLLVGHSDVINTLSPGKALYNIIKTWPHFKH; from the exons ATGCTGCCATGTCTTCTTGTCTTCTCTGCTGTGGGTCTCGGGGCCTGTG GTTCTCCCACCATCGTCTCCCGCAAGGAGTGGGGGGCGAGATCACAGACCTGCAGGGCCCAGCTGACCCCACCTGTGGCCTACATCATCACGGACCAGCTCATGGGGATAGAGTGCCAGGAGCTGAACGTCTGCAGCCAGGAACTGCGGGGCCTACAGTCCCATTCTGTCTATACCAAAGGCTGGTGTGATGTGGCCTACAA CTTCCTGGTTGGGAACGATGGCAGGGTGTATGAAGGTGTCGGCTGGAACATCCAAGGCGTGCACGCCCAGGGCTACAACAACATCTCCCTGGGCCTCGCCTTCTTTGGCAATAAGATCG GCAGCAGTCCCAGCCTTGCTGCCTTATCAGCTGCAGAGGGCCTGATCTCCTATGCCATCCAGAAGGGTTACCTGTCACCCAGGTATATTCAGCCACTTCTCTTGAAAGAAGAGAGCTGCCTGGCCCCTCAACAGCCAGTGATGCCCAGGAAAG CTTGCCCCAACATCATCACGCGGTCAGCTTGGGAAGCCAGAGAGTCACACTGCCCCAAAATGAACCTCCCAGCCAAGTATGTCATCATCATCCACACTGCAGGCACAACCTGCAACGTATCCATGGACTGCCAGGTTCGAGTCCGAGACATACAATCCTTCCACATGGACACACGGAACTTCTGTGACATCGGGTATCA CTTCCTGGTGGGCCAGGATGGTGGTGTGTATGAAGGAGTTGGCTGGCATATCCAAGGCTCTCACACCTACGGATACAATGATATTGCCCTAGGAATTGCCTTCATAGGCAACTTCATAG AAAAGCCACCAAATGCTGCAGCACTGAAGGCAGCCCAGAACCTGATCCAGTGTGCCATGGTCAAGGGTTACCTGAGTCTCAACTACTTGCTTGTGGGGCACAGTGATGTTATCAATACTCTGTCTCCTGGGAAGGCTTTGTACAACATCATTAAGACATGGCCTCATTTCAAACACTGA